The DNA segment CAAGTCGAAATCCCCGACCCCGTGCGGCGTCTCAACGAATATCCGCATCAATTGTCCGGCGGACAGCGCCAACGTGTGATGATTGCGATTGCCTTGGCCGGCCAGCCGGATTTGTTGATCGCCGACGAGCCGACCACGGCGCTGGACGTGACCATACAGGCTCAAATTCTGGATTTACTAAAAAATATTCAGAGACAAACCGGCATGGCCTTGTGGCTGATCAGCCACGATCTGGCGCTGGTATCGAATATCGCCGACCGTATCGCGGTGATGCAAAACGGCAAGATCGTCGAAACCGCGACGACCCAGGAGTTTTTTAAACAGGCCCGACATCCTTACAGCCTGAAATTGCTGGCGGCGTTGCCGAAGATGGAAAGCTGCCTCGGCAAGGAAAGCAAATCCGCCTCTCCTCTGCTGAAAGTCGAGGACTTCAAGGTTTACTACCCTATCCGCAAAGGTGTGTTCAAACGGCTGGTCGGTCACGTCAAGGCTGTGGACGGGGTCGATTTTGAGTTGCATGCCGGCACGACGCTGGCGCTGGTCGGAGAATCCGGTTGCGGCAAGACCAGCATGGGCAAGGGCTTGCTGAATCTGATTCCGGCCCATGCCGGACGGGTGTTGTTCGGCGGTGTCGACTTGACCCGATTAAGCGGCGAAACCTTGCGTAGGCAGCGTGCCGAAATGCAAATCGTGTTTCAGGATCCATTCGCGGCGATGAATCCGCGCATGCTGGTCGGCGACATCATCGTCGAAGGATTGACTGCGTTGCGTCCCGACATTGGCCGCGAAGAAAAGCAAAACCGGGTGGCGGAATTGTTACATCAGGTGGACTTGCCGGTTGAGGCGGCGTTACGTTATCCGCACGAATTTTCCGGCGGCCAGCGCCAGCGTATCTGTATCGCGCGCGCGTTGGCGGTGCGGCCGAAATTGATCATCTGCGATGAGCCGACCAGCGCGTTGGACGTATCGGTGCAGGCACAAATTATCGAGTTGTTGAAAAACCTGCAGAAACAACAAGGCTTGAGCTATTTGCTGATCACCCACAATCTGGGCGTGGTGGCGGAAATGGCCGACGAGGTGGCGGTAATGTACCAAGGCAAGATCGTCGAATATGGCCGGGTCGAACAGGTGTTGACCCAGCCGCGCCATGATTACACCAAGACTTTATTGGCGGCCGTGCCGCTGCTACGAGTCGCTTAGGCTTGCGTCGAAAAGGACCCGATTTTCATGCCTATCTTCATCATCTGCTGTTTAACGCTGACTGCATTGATCCAAATCCAAAGCCTGTATTTACCCCTCCTGAACATCGAGCCGGTATGGATGGCCGCTGCCGGTCTGGCGGTTATTTTTCTATTGGCCGGCTGCCTGAAAAAGCTGCCCGGCAGTGTTTGGCATGACGGTTTTGCCTGTAGCGGTTTGTGGGCTTGGTATGGTTACTGGGAGCCGCTTTTTAGCAAAGGTTCGCCGATTTTTGATGTGTTTCCGGTGTATTACGCCGTACTCAGCGGTTGGATGTTGCTGGCGTTCATCAATAAAAGTCATCGCTTCGATCAGGCCTCTCAAGAGGCCTTGCGTTATCTGCAGCAGTATTTAGTCCGATTTGACACCTGCTGGTTGGCTGGTTTGGTTTTGCTTGGTCTGGCGTTGCCCGAGCATTATTTGTCGTATCCGCTGGCAATGACTTTTTTCATTGTGCGCAGTGCTTTTCAGCGTTGCCTGGAGATTATCGATAGCCAGTGACGCGGTTGCGCTAAACCGAATTTAAGCAGCCGCGGATTGCAGGGATACTGTTTTACAGGCGGCTATCTGTGTGATAATGGCCCGCTTTCATCAGTCACGGATATACCGGGTACAGATATGGACGAGAACAAAAAAAAGGCGCTAGGCGCCGCGTTGATGCAGATCGAGAAACAATTCGGCAAAGGCTCCGTGATGCGGATGGGCGATGTCGCCGCCAGCCGCGATATTGAGGTCGTGTCGACCGGCTCGCTGTCCTTGGATATTGCCCTCGGTGTCGGCGGCTTGCCGCGCGGGCGCATCATCGAAATCTATGGCCCGGAGTCGTCCGGTAAAACCACCTTGACCCTGCAAACCATCGCCCAGATGCAGAAACTGGGCGGCACGGCGGCGTTTGTCGATGCCGAGCACGCGCTGGATCCGGTCTATGCGCAAAAGATCGGCGTCAATATCGACGATTTATTGGTTTCCCAACCGGATACCGGCGAACAGGCCCTGGAAATCACCGACATGCTGGTACGCTCCGGCGCGGTCGACATCGTGGTGATCGACTCGGTGGCGGCCTTGACGCCGAAAGCCGAAATCGAAGGCGACATGGGCGATTCGCACATGGGCTTGCAGGCGCGTTTGATGTCGCAAGCCTTGCGTAAATTGACCGCCAACATCAAGCGTTCCAACACCTTGGTGATTTTCATCAACCAGTTGCGGATGAAAATCGGCGTGATGTTCGGTAATCCCGAAACCACCACCGGCGGTAACGCCTTGAAATTTTATGCCTCGGTACGTTTGGATATCCGCCGCATCGGCGCGATCAAGAAAGGCGACGAGGTGATTGGTAACGAAACTCGCGTCAAAGTGGTCAAAAACAAGGTGGCGCCGCCGTTCAAACAGGCCGATTTCGAGATTTTGTACGGCGAAGGCGTGTCCTTCTTCGGCGAACTGGTCGATCTGGGGGTCGAGTTTGGCTTCGTACAAAAGTCCGGTTCCTGGTACGCATACAACAACGAGAAAATCGGCCAAGGCAAGGATAATGCCAAGCAGTTCTTGAGAGATAATCCGGATAAAGCCAAGGAACTGGAAGCCGCAATCCGTGAAAAAGCCTTTGCAAAACTGGCAACGGTAGCGCCATCACATGATACAGACGCGGACGACACCGAATTCGTCGACGGCGACTGAGCGACGGTCACAAATCGAAGCGGTCTGTTTACGCTTGCTGGCCCGGCGCGAACATAGCCGGCGCGAGTTGCTGGATAAGCTGGCGCTGAGGGGTTTTCAGCGCGACGAGGTCGAACCGGTCATTGAGGTTTTGGCCGAGCAAAACTGGCAGAACGATGACCGTTACGCCGAATGCTATGTCCGGCAGCGCATTCAAAATGGCTACGGCCCGATAAGGATACGTTACGAGTTGCAGCAGCGCGGCATAGACGATGCCGACCTGGATGCACAGGCCGAAGAACAGGGCGGTGGCTGGCGGAACCTGCTGCTGGACGTTTATATCGGCAAATACGGCGAAGAGAAATCGTTGACTCAGGCCGAATGGCTGAAACGCAGCCGCTTCCTGCAGCAGCGCGGCTTTAGCGGCGAGATGATTAAACGCTTGTTTGCGGAATTGAAAATCAAACTATGTAGGTCGGG comes from the Methylomonas sp. LL1 genome and includes:
- a CDS encoding ABC transporter ATP-binding protein — protein: MVNTLLKVEGLSVAFGNADVVDNISFDIHPGETFALVGESGSGKSITALSVLRLLPNAAKMHAGSMALQNDDLLNIPEIEFCKLRGRRIGLIFQDPMSSLNPVLTIGEQIAEVLHIHFQLSGSEVQQRVLELLQQVEIPDPVRRLNEYPHQLSGGQRQRVMIAIALAGQPDLLIADEPTTALDVTIQAQILDLLKNIQRQTGMALWLISHDLALVSNIADRIAVMQNGKIVETATTQEFFKQARHPYSLKLLAALPKMESCLGKESKSASPLLKVEDFKVYYPIRKGVFKRLVGHVKAVDGVDFELHAGTTLALVGESGCGKTSMGKGLLNLIPAHAGRVLFGGVDLTRLSGETLRRQRAEMQIVFQDPFAAMNPRMLVGDIIVEGLTALRPDIGREEKQNRVAELLHQVDLPVEAALRYPHEFSGGQRQRICIARALAVRPKLIICDEPTSALDVSVQAQIIELLKNLQKQQGLSYLLITHNLGVVAEMADEVAVMYQGKIVEYGRVEQVLTQPRHDYTKTLLAAVPLLRVA
- the recA gene encoding recombinase RecA, which codes for MDENKKKALGAALMQIEKQFGKGSVMRMGDVAASRDIEVVSTGSLSLDIALGVGGLPRGRIIEIYGPESSGKTTLTLQTIAQMQKLGGTAAFVDAEHALDPVYAQKIGVNIDDLLVSQPDTGEQALEITDMLVRSGAVDIVVIDSVAALTPKAEIEGDMGDSHMGLQARLMSQALRKLTANIKRSNTLVIFINQLRMKIGVMFGNPETTTGGNALKFYASVRLDIRRIGAIKKGDEVIGNETRVKVVKNKVAPPFKQADFEILYGEGVSFFGELVDLGVEFGFVQKSGSWYAYNNEKIGQGKDNAKQFLRDNPDKAKELEAAIREKAFAKLATVAPSHDTDADDTEFVDGD
- a CDS encoding regulatory protein RecX; this translates as MIQTRTTPNSSTATERRSQIEAVCLRLLARREHSRRELLDKLALRGFQRDEVEPVIEVLAEQNWQNDDRYAECYVRQRIQNGYGPIRIRYELQQRGIDDADLDAQAEEQGGGWRNLLLDVYIGKYGEEKSLTQAEWLKRSRFLQQRGFSGEMIKRLFAELKIKLCRSG